In one Sulfoacidibacillus ferrooxidans genomic region, the following are encoded:
- a CDS encoding ATP-dependent helicase gives MNDQEFVHFLRSKSLRVTADQWAAISAHGEALAIYAGPGSGKTTVLIVRAAYLYLVQGMAPEHIVIFTFTRKSAFELKNRLERFLPALKRVVAGTFHSLFLRFLLRDKHVNPQLLSTKKEQRTLMISALTSVRLPNDREICDRYLQSISQLKNQARVVFTMDENDDCIDPVLEKIYATYEEIKRDQDRFDYDDILITFYQAIRDDMCFRDAVQSSMRAVMVDEFQDTSRIQWLSIKLLCKQSMSLTVVGDDDQSIYRFRSADPHILATFEREYPQASVVVLRHNFRSTDPIIRLATQMIEQSDNRKKKSFIGVIGAGVKPALSRYGSEWDEAERVANAIVQLVQVTPKRTIGVLARTNRQLICLVDALRSKHLLFTTQDLGTDLYKDFVVQRLLFVLQATRYNANRTSLQEATTEYAKWLDIQKLDAQTVSRHFEQFLHTIRHLSAKSAIQYAREVYDPYLSRSRQNRSLHSDGGLDQLQLLYEKVPEDQKLSHWLSELDNLIQAPAPSAYHYQIQLLTFHGAKGLEFDDVFVIGLHDQAVPHRRAIHEASSELDHQIAIDEERRLLYVALTRARYRLFMSYSTLVLQHQTNFTPFLDKLLVKKNEEKSFTMPTDATFPAIDSAVPDIGVHVVHKIFGGGVVISVNFMQNMGHKICIMFNEHDCRCFYWEMLYQLNHISKSGDRGKGIQS, from the coding sequence ATGAATGATCAGGAGTTTGTTCATTTTCTCCGATCAAAGTCTCTACGTGTGACTGCAGATCAGTGGGCTGCAATTAGCGCGCACGGAGAAGCATTAGCAATATATGCAGGGCCAGGTAGTGGTAAAACAACAGTACTCATAGTAAGGGCTGCATACCTATATCTAGTGCAAGGTATGGCACCAGAACATATTGTTATTTTTACCTTTACGCGTAAAAGCGCATTTGAATTAAAAAATCGACTTGAACGTTTTTTACCTGCTCTCAAAAGGGTTGTCGCAGGGACTTTTCACTCGTTGTTTTTACGTTTTTTATTGCGTGATAAGCACGTAAATCCACAACTGCTATCTACCAAAAAAGAACAACGAACGTTAATGATCTCTGCTCTCACGAGTGTGCGATTACCTAACGATCGGGAAATTTGCGATCGTTATTTACAAAGTATCTCACAACTTAAAAATCAGGCGCGCGTAGTCTTTACTATGGATGAAAATGATGATTGTATTGATCCTGTTCTTGAAAAGATCTACGCTACATACGAAGAGATCAAAAGAGATCAAGATCGCTTTGACTATGATGATATTCTTATTACATTTTATCAGGCCATACGAGATGATATGTGTTTCCGAGATGCTGTGCAAAGTAGCATGAGGGCTGTGATGGTCGATGAATTTCAGGACACAAGTCGCATCCAATGGTTGTCTATAAAATTATTATGTAAACAATCGATGTCACTTACTGTAGTAGGTGATGATGATCAATCCATCTATCGTTTCCGAAGTGCAGATCCGCATATTTTAGCTACTTTTGAACGTGAATATCCACAAGCCAGCGTGGTCGTGCTCAGACATAATTTTCGTTCCACAGATCCGATTATACGTCTAGCCACACAGATGATTGAGCAAAGTGATAATAGGAAGAAAAAATCATTTATTGGCGTTATCGGGGCAGGGGTTAAACCTGCCCTTTCACGCTATGGATCAGAGTGGGATGAAGCAGAACGAGTAGCGAATGCCATTGTACAATTGGTCCAAGTAACACCTAAGCGTACAATAGGTGTATTGGCACGTACTAATCGCCAACTTATCTGCCTTGTCGATGCATTGCGCAGTAAACATCTTTTATTTACCACACAGGACCTAGGGACTGATTTGTACAAAGACTTTGTCGTGCAGCGTTTATTATTTGTATTACAGGCAACCAGGTATAATGCAAACAGAACTAGCTTACAGGAAGCGACAACAGAATATGCTAAATGGTTGGATATACAAAAGTTAGATGCACAAACTGTTAGTCGTCACTTTGAGCAGTTCTTACATACTATTAGACATTTATCTGCAAAATCTGCTATACAGTACGCTCGAGAAGTATATGACCCTTATTTATCGCGATCAAGGCAAAACCGAAGTTTACATAGCGATGGGGGGCTAGATCAATTACAATTACTGTATGAAAAAGTGCCAGAAGATCAAAAACTTTCTCATTGGCTAAGCGAATTGGACAACTTGATCCAAGCGCCAGCACCAAGTGCCTATCATTATCAAATACAATTGCTTACTTTTCATGGTGCTAAAGGACTTGAATTTGATGATGTATTCGTTATAGGTCTACATGATCAAGCAGTACCACATCGAAGGGCGATTCATGAAGCATCATCAGAGCTAGATCATCAAATAGCTATAGATGAGGAACGCAGACTTTTATACGTAGCCTTAACTCGTGCACGTTATCGCCTTTTTATGAGTTACTCGACCCTTGTATTACAACATCAAACAAATTTCACGCCTTTTCTAGATAAACTTTTAGTGAAGAAGAATGAGGAAAAGTCATTTACAATGCCAACGGATGCTACTTTTCCTGCCATAGATAGTGCAGTTCCAGATATCGGTGTTCATGTTGTTCATAAAATATTTGGAGGTGGTGTAGTTATTTCGGTCAACTTCATGCAAAACATGGGACATAAAATCTGTATAATGTTTAATGAACACGATTGCAGATGTTTTTATTGGGAGATGCTTTATCAACTTAATCATATTTCAAAAAGCGGGGATCGCGGAAAGGGGATACAATCATGA
- a CDS encoding substrate-binding domain-containing protein, translating to MSATIYDVAREAGVSMATVSRVMNDTAVVKEETKKRVLEAIAKLSYRPNAIARGLASKRTKTIGVIVPDVSAAFMAELVRGIEDIANMYHYHIILCNSDGQLDREKDLVGTMWEKQVDGLLFMSPRLQQEHIDTFEEAQLPIVLCRTDDPEGRIPSVNINNRQAAIDVVDYLVAKGCKSIAFVGAQNGLRTLTDERRVGFLQGIQRNGIDSQLIELPNETYATALPILKNAFKQGAPRAIFTANDELAIAAEHAAQDASLRIPEDIMIVGFDNTKLTEMSRPALTTVTQSMYDYGAVAMRFLTKLLSDEPISTYTVVLPHQILEKESTAPRLIR from the coding sequence ATGAGTGCGACTATTTATGACGTAGCCAGAGAAGCAGGCGTATCCATGGCAACAGTATCACGCGTGATGAATGATACAGCTGTGGTCAAAGAAGAGACCAAAAAACGTGTTTTAGAAGCCATTGCTAAACTATCCTATCGTCCAAACGCCATAGCTCGTGGATTAGCTAGTAAACGAACAAAAACAATTGGCGTAATCGTACCGGATGTATCCGCCGCATTTATGGCAGAGCTTGTTCGGGGTATTGAAGACATCGCTAACATGTATCATTATCATATTATTTTGTGTAATTCGGACGGACAACTCGACCGTGAAAAAGATCTTGTAGGAACTATGTGGGAAAAACAGGTTGACGGTTTGCTGTTTATGTCACCTCGTTTGCAGCAAGAACATATTGATACTTTTGAAGAGGCTCAGCTGCCTATTGTTCTCTGTCGAACGGATGATCCAGAAGGTAGGATACCGTCTGTCAATATTAATAATAGACAAGCTGCGATCGATGTTGTGGATTACTTAGTTGCTAAAGGGTGTAAATCGATTGCCTTTGTTGGTGCGCAAAACGGTTTGCGCACGCTTACAGATGAGCGACGCGTTGGGTTTTTACAAGGAATACAGCGTAATGGGATAGACTCTCAACTGATTGAATTGCCCAATGAAACGTATGCAACAGCTTTACCAATTTTGAAGAATGCATTCAAACAGGGTGCACCACGTGCTATTTTCACAGCAAATGATGAACTTGCAATTGCTGCAGAACACGCAGCCCAAGATGCATCCTTACGCATACCGGAAGATATCATGATTGTTGGATTTGATAATACAAAGCTGACAGAAATGAGTCGTCCAGCGCTAACTACGGTTACTCAATCCATGTATGATTACGGTGCTGTTGCCATGAGGTTTCTAACAAAACTTTTAAGTGATGAGCCAATTAGCACATATACTGTTGTGTTACCGCATCAAATTCTAGAGAAGGAATCTACAGCTCCTCGATTGATTCGATAA
- a CDS encoding adaptor protein MecA → MRVEKVARNKLRIFISYDDLEARGIDRDEMWQNGKKVQELFWDMLEVAYAEVGFEIAGPIAVEAFTMPTEGVVLIVTQVPSLPPVAGDHDEENTLKRDPFGSFVFSFEDFEDVVRVVPPLSYLFPVDCSLYYYNDKYHLSFDDETIPESHYDLVWAVLQEHGELAPVTSALLEEYGKCIADGNALEVINRHFV, encoded by the coding sequence GTGCGAGTAGAAAAGGTAGCAAGGAATAAGTTGCGTATCTTTATCAGTTACGACGACCTAGAGGCGCGAGGCATTGACCGTGATGAGATGTGGCAAAACGGAAAGAAAGTACAAGAATTATTTTGGGATATGTTAGAGGTTGCTTACGCAGAAGTTGGTTTTGAAATTGCCGGTCCGATTGCAGTAGAAGCATTTACGATGCCAACTGAAGGTGTAGTGCTTATTGTGACACAAGTTCCAAGTCTCCCACCTGTAGCAGGAGATCATGATGAAGAAAACACGTTAAAAAGAGACCCGTTTGGTTCATTTGTTTTTTCATTTGAAGATTTTGAAGATGTAGTTCGTGTCGTACCACCGCTGAGTTATCTTTTCCCTGTGGATTGTTCTTTATACTACTACAATGACAAATATCACTTGTCCTTTGATGATGAAACCATTCCTGAAAGCCATTACGATTTAGTATGGGCGGTACTGCAGGAACATGGCGAATTAGCACCTGTCACCTCTGCGCTTTTAGAGGAATACGGGAAGTGCATTGCTGATGGAAACGCACTTGAAGTGATCAATCGTCATTTCGTTTAA
- a CDS encoding M20/M25/M40 family metallo-hydrolase, whose protein sequence is MVLKNDIDPHLQEELLELALTLEQHPELAYEEEFTVSQWTCFSKRHKLPITYGLHGKAPMISLGEFDRARCKIVMTADLDAVKLSENGPVGHFCGHHAQSIHALGLAAMLLENEFDFKDLAIRMIGCPAEECRPAYDSNCALPFIPGKKRLLEEGWFDGATAVLSTHLDDDVTAHQVHLSKGTHGAIWLRAHWMTDVLTSFGSMYPISSRSDTLLAAYRKELGLYIHAVKTQDKQRYLDIWIETNGQNDQLTKMSIIRLQQITVQCLQVNVELVTHYEPLRQEKKLLEQAKYVLRTWDQSVTVKETDCLQGATDLGEVSALFPTLQIFVGGTKGMTHEHSFRVVDPLFSYIWPIIFVQKLIINLLQ, encoded by the coding sequence ATGGTTTTAAAAAATGATATCGATCCTCATCTACAAGAGGAGTTATTAGAACTAGCATTGACGCTTGAACAACATCCTGAGCTTGCGTATGAAGAAGAATTCACAGTTAGTCAATGGACATGCTTCTCAAAACGTCACAAATTGCCCATAACCTATGGATTACATGGGAAAGCACCAATGATTTCACTCGGTGAGTTTGATCGTGCAAGATGTAAAATTGTGATGACAGCCGATCTAGACGCAGTTAAACTAAGCGAGAATGGCCCTGTTGGTCATTTTTGTGGTCATCATGCACAGTCGATTCATGCCCTTGGACTCGCGGCCATGTTACTTGAAAATGAATTTGATTTTAAAGATCTCGCGATTCGCATGATTGGGTGTCCAGCAGAGGAATGTCGGCCAGCGTACGATTCAAACTGTGCTCTACCTTTTATACCAGGGAAGAAGCGATTGTTAGAAGAAGGCTGGTTTGATGGTGCGACTGCTGTTCTTAGCACACATCTTGATGATGATGTTACCGCTCATCAAGTACATCTATCTAAAGGTACACATGGTGCTATTTGGTTGCGTGCACATTGGATGACTGATGTACTGACAAGCTTTGGATCTATGTACCCTATATCCTCTCGCTCTGACACTCTTTTAGCTGCTTATCGCAAGGAATTAGGATTGTACATACATGCGGTTAAAACGCAAGACAAGCAACGGTATCTAGATATTTGGATTGAAACAAATGGACAAAATGATCAGCTCACGAAAATGTCAATCATTCGATTACAACAAATTACAGTTCAATGTTTACAAGTGAATGTTGAACTTGTAACTCATTATGAACCTTTACGTCAAGAAAAAAAATTACTTGAACAAGCTAAATATGTGTTACGGACATGGGATCAAAGCGTAACAGTGAAAGAGACAGATTGCTTACAGGGTGCAACCGATCTCGGTGAGGTGAGCGCTCTTTTTCCGACATTACAAATATTTGTTGGCGGAACTAAAGGTATGACGCATGAACACTCATTCAGGGTAGTTGATCCTTTATTTTCTTACATTTGGCCAATTATATTTGTACAAAAATTAATTATTAATTTGCTTCAATAA
- a CDS encoding D-alanine--D-alanine ligase family protein has protein sequence MKIVVLYGGRSAEREVSLMTGREMIRALSGLGHDIKGIDLTEGFLNELQSFQPDIVLIGLHGRFGEDGTVQGTLELLGYPYVGSGILASALAIDKSMTKHILKSAGIPVAKQVLINRDEYESLSDIFFEQLGENLMWPFIIKPNSEGSTFGLTLAHNVEEAKAGLDLALQYDSRVLIEEYIQGMEVTVAVTGDTNQPDILGVIEIIPMNELYDYHSKYQVGGSQHIIPARLEPEIMQEIESYAKKAYTAIHCQDYARIDFIIGKHGPIALEVNTLPGMTSTSLVPDAARAQGISFQDFLFSLVQTAYQRSISG, from the coding sequence ATGAAAATTGTTGTGTTATATGGAGGAAGATCTGCAGAGCGAGAGGTCTCTCTGATGACTGGACGCGAGATGATTCGTGCCTTAAGCGGTCTTGGGCATGACATAAAGGGTATTGACCTTACAGAAGGATTTTTAAATGAACTACAGTCTTTTCAACCAGACATCGTATTAATTGGTCTACATGGTCGTTTTGGAGAAGATGGAACGGTACAAGGAACTCTTGAATTATTAGGTTATCCTTATGTTGGGTCGGGTATTCTGGCTAGCGCGTTAGCTATTGATAAATCGATGACTAAACATATTCTAAAAAGTGCAGGAATTCCAGTTGCAAAACAAGTTCTTATCAACCGCGATGAGTATGAATCCTTATCAGATATTTTTTTTGAACAACTTGGCGAAAATTTGATGTGGCCGTTTATTATAAAACCAAATAGCGAAGGATCCACCTTTGGTCTGACGTTAGCTCATAATGTAGAGGAAGCGAAAGCGGGGTTAGATCTTGCCCTTCAATATGATTCGCGCGTGCTAATTGAGGAGTATATTCAGGGAATGGAGGTAACGGTTGCTGTTACAGGGGATACGAATCAACCGGATATTCTAGGTGTCATTGAAATCATACCAATGAATGAGTTATATGATTATCATTCTAAATATCAAGTTGGAGGAAGCCAGCATATTATTCCGGCGAGATTAGAGCCTGAAATTATGCAAGAAATTGAATCGTATGCAAAAAAAGCGTATACAGCGATCCATTGCCAAGATTATGCTAGAATTGATTTTATAATAGGGAAACATGGTCCTATTGCGCTTGAAGTCAATACATTACCTGGTATGACTTCGACGAGTCTTGTGCCTGATGCTGCAAGAGCACAAGGAATTTCGTTCCAGGATTTTTTGTTTAGTTTAGTTCAAACGGCTTATCAGCGTTCTATTTCAGGTTAA
- a CDS encoding Glu/Leu/Phe/Val family dehydrogenase translates to MSQNESTAENLNVLTSTQAVIKEALTKLGYGSEMYELLKEPLRTLTVRIPVRMDDDTVRVFTGYRAQHSDAIGPAKGGIRFHPDVTEDEVKALSIWMSVKCGIANLPYGGGKGGVICDPREMSFREQERLARAYVRAISQIVGPTKDIPAPDVMTNSQVMAWMMDEYSRIKEFDSPNFITGKPIALGGSLGRDTSTARGVAICIREAARVKGISLEGSRVVVQGFGNAGSYLAKFMHEAGAKVIAISDAYGALYDENGLDIHSLLERRDSFGTVTKLFKNTISNKELLELDCDILVPAAIENQITLENAYDIKAKIIVEAANGPTTMEATRILSERDILLVPDVLGNSGGVIVSYFEWVQNNQGYYWTEVEVETRLEELMVRSFETVYNTAQARNIDMRLAAYMVGVRRLAEAVELRGWV, encoded by the coding sequence ATGTCGCAAAATGAATCGACAGCTGAAAATTTAAATGTTTTAACTAGTACACAGGCTGTCATCAAAGAAGCTCTTACAAAACTAGGGTATGGATCAGAGATGTACGAATTATTGAAGGAGCCTTTGCGGACATTAACTGTGCGAATACCTGTGCGTATGGATGATGATACTGTCAGAGTATTTACTGGATATCGAGCACAGCACAGTGATGCGATTGGACCAGCTAAGGGTGGAATTCGCTTTCATCCAGATGTGACCGAGGATGAAGTAAAAGCTTTGTCGATATGGATGAGTGTCAAGTGTGGTATTGCAAACCTTCCTTATGGTGGAGGAAAAGGTGGAGTTATCTGCGATCCACGCGAGATGTCTTTCCGTGAACAAGAACGTCTTGCACGTGCATATGTTCGAGCGATTAGTCAAATTGTAGGGCCCACAAAAGACATTCCTGCTCCTGATGTTATGACTAACTCCCAGGTAATGGCTTGGATGATGGATGAGTATAGTCGCATCAAAGAATTTGATTCTCCTAATTTTATTACGGGTAAACCGATTGCACTTGGTGGATCGCTTGGACGGGATACCTCGACTGCGCGCGGAGTGGCCATTTGTATTCGCGAAGCTGCACGAGTGAAAGGCATTAGTTTAGAGGGTAGCCGAGTTGTTGTACAGGGATTTGGTAATGCAGGAAGTTATCTAGCTAAATTCATGCATGAAGCAGGGGCAAAAGTAATTGCAATATCTGATGCATATGGTGCACTTTACGATGAAAATGGATTAGATATTCATTCATTGTTAGAACGACGTGATTCTTTCGGCACAGTGACTAAATTATTTAAAAATACCATTTCAAATAAAGAACTCTTAGAATTAGATTGTGATATTCTCGTTCCAGCTGCGATTGAAAATCAAATCACATTAGAAAATGCGTATGACATTAAAGCAAAAATTATTGTGGAGGCAGCAAACGGCCCTACAACCATGGAAGCTACACGCATTTTAAGTGAACGTGACATTCTCCTCGTTCCAGATGTGCTTGGAAATTCGGGTGGAGTGATTGTATCTTATTTTGAATGGGTGCAAAATAACCAGGGATACTATTGGACGGAAGTTGAAGTAGAGACTCGTCTTGAAGAACTCATGGTGCGCTCCTTCGAAACTGTGTATAATACTGCGCAGGCACGTAACATTGATATGCGTCTTGCGGCGTATATGGTTGGTGTTCGGCGCCTAGCAGAGGCTGTAGAATTGCGCGGTTGGGTATGA
- the sleB gene encoding spore cortex-lytic enzyme — translation MRWFNKIALTAASLVMMFALWDMPPTVAQASTLTVGDQGQSVIDLQSRLGYLGYYHGSFTATYTQQTANAVSNFQSAFGIPATGQYDTQTAASLLQATAGWPGVGKQGPQINELQSRLKFLGYYSGPINGVYGWTTYWAVRDFQYAFGMPVNGALTTQTWTQLDKATINWSGNTQNTSNTNNGTSTAATSATTTSQSSSPATSAASSASNGGTDGFSQNDITLMAHVVYGEARNQPFTGQVAVAAVILNRYHSNLFPHSIPSIIYQPGAFTSISNGQAWLGLHHENVTAVMDAIHGWDPTNGALYYWNPATATSQWIWSQPIMLTIGNHVFAK, via the coding sequence ATGAGATGGTTTAACAAGATCGCGCTAACTGCAGCATCTTTAGTCATGATGTTTGCATTGTGGGATATGCCACCAACAGTTGCTCAGGCAAGTACTTTGACCGTAGGAGATCAGGGGCAAAGTGTCATTGACTTGCAAAGTAGGTTGGGTTATCTAGGGTATTATCACGGATCGTTCACAGCGACATACACTCAACAGACAGCTAATGCAGTTAGCAATTTTCAATCTGCTTTTGGGATACCTGCAACTGGTCAATACGATACACAGACCGCGGCTAGTCTCTTGCAAGCAACTGCAGGATGGCCTGGGGTAGGCAAACAAGGTCCGCAAATCAATGAATTGCAAAGTCGATTGAAGTTTTTAGGATATTATTCTGGTCCTATCAATGGTGTGTATGGATGGACAACCTATTGGGCGGTTCGGGATTTTCAGTATGCCTTTGGTATGCCTGTGAATGGAGCGCTTACAACACAAACCTGGACGCAACTCGATAAAGCGACCATCAATTGGTCAGGGAATACACAAAACACATCCAATACTAACAACGGAACTTCTACGGCTGCTACAAGTGCGACTACTACTTCGCAAAGTAGCTCACCTGCAACTTCTGCCGCTAGCAGTGCGAGTAATGGTGGGACTGATGGATTTTCACAAAATGACATTACTCTTATGGCACATGTGGTTTATGGAGAAGCTCGTAACCAACCATTCACAGGGCAAGTTGCAGTTGCTGCAGTCATTTTGAACAGGTATCATAGCAATCTATTTCCACACTCCATACCGTCCATTATTTATCAGCCGGGTGCATTTACATCGATATCTAACGGGCAAGCATGGCTAGGACTACATCACGAAAATGTGACAGCTGTCATGGATGCTATTCATGGCTGGGATCCTACAAATGGTGCCTTATATTACTGGAATCCTGCAACTGCAACCTCACAGTGGATTTGGTCTCAACCGATTATGTTAACTATAGGAAATCATGTATTTGCGAAATAG
- a CDS encoding PepSY1/2 domain-containing protein: MHMERRRVGWMIPALALGLIGVSLYGFQEHRLQSASLANLELSYQSAFHSMTYDIDELQDALGNALIPKSSSAMIGQLHIAAKDAATAEAYASRLPVTLTQNSHLQRFLGSVTQQTERLANAHTNGTAFSQKDRMEISMLYDQATQVERATRKAQSEMMVHSSPMIHVTSAFAEPVFGVTKSVQDQFANIAKAVPAIGTGDESTALHSKSNQHVHPHNKAIYDSSVSPSTAKAYARFVLGVNRQAKTSVENLGPGYGVNGYLVKVTQPSHSLPSYVAVKKSDGAILWMAREGENSSSHEKLTLMEGAKVAQRFIQNQHINNCVFISSVAYDEVGTYTFAPIHDGVRMLTEPVLAKVSLDSGIVTHYDATKLLTAPPVHIALQNLLTEKQVMSELQPQYHISSVYLAMVESASHQPLLVYDMMGYSNKNEVHVDIDAHTGQVIAIHKLTKYEIASSH; the protein is encoded by the coding sequence ATGCATATGGAGCGAAGAAGAGTAGGATGGATGATACCTGCTTTAGCCCTGGGTTTGATCGGGGTTTCGTTATATGGATTTCAAGAACACCGATTACAATCAGCTTCTCTTGCAAATTTGGAATTAAGTTATCAATCAGCATTTCATAGTATGACTTATGATATTGATGAGCTACAAGATGCACTTGGTAATGCATTAATCCCCAAATCGTCTAGTGCGATGATTGGACAACTACACATAGCAGCAAAAGATGCCGCAACGGCTGAAGCGTATGCGAGTAGACTGCCTGTAACGCTTACTCAAAACAGCCATTTACAACGTTTTCTTGGGTCTGTTACACAGCAAACTGAACGTCTGGCTAATGCGCATACAAATGGTACTGCTTTTAGTCAGAAAGATCGTATGGAGATTAGCATGTTATACGATCAAGCGACTCAAGTAGAAAGGGCGACGAGAAAAGCGCAAAGTGAAATGATGGTTCATTCTAGCCCGATGATCCATGTGACAAGCGCTTTTGCAGAACCTGTATTTGGTGTTACTAAATCTGTACAGGATCAATTTGCAAATATCGCAAAGGCAGTACCTGCAATAGGCACAGGAGACGAATCTACGGCTCTTCATTCTAAGTCTAATCAACATGTACATCCGCACAATAAAGCTATATATGATTCTTCGGTATCTCCTTCAACGGCAAAAGCATATGCGCGCTTTGTACTGGGAGTTAACCGACAGGCTAAAACATCAGTGGAAAATTTGGGACCTGGTTATGGGGTAAATGGGTATCTTGTAAAAGTCACTCAACCTTCACATTCTTTACCGAGTTATGTTGCTGTCAAAAAAAGTGATGGCGCAATTCTTTGGATGGCTCGTGAAGGGGAGAATTCATCTAGTCACGAAAAATTAACACTTATGGAAGGTGCCAAAGTAGCACAACGTTTTATACAAAACCAACACATTAACAACTGTGTGTTCATCAGTTCTGTAGCATACGATGAGGTCGGAACCTATACTTTTGCCCCCATTCATGATGGGGTACGCATGTTAACGGAGCCTGTGCTTGCCAAAGTTTCCTTAGATTCAGGAATAGTTACACACTATGATGCAACTAAACTGCTCACTGCACCACCTGTGCACATTGCATTACAAAATCTGCTTACAGAAAAACAAGTCATGAGTGAATTGCAACCTCAATATCACATCTCTAGTGTGTACTTAGCTATGGTTGAATCTGCTTCTCATCAACCTCTTCTTGTTTACGATATGATGGGTTATTCTAATAAGAATGAAGTTCATGTGGACATTGATGCACATACTGGTCAAGTGATTGCAATCCATAAACTCACAAAATACGAGATTGCAAGCTCTCACTAA
- a CDS encoding flagellar brake protein, with the protein MALPKLGQQLFIMRMRDRERGDAHVLDISQTAIVFELPLSTNSNTLLALDAKDPVLISYFAVDGSLQQFETTIHQKIAQNELQTLQILTPKAEEIRHIQRRSFVRVPANFAVAFLVPKREGGIPLVRGKGLTHDISGGGIRFHPESDVPVVAGDTITVQFSLPKDAPTTPAVSAKGIVLRLKPHELLSIPILSIRFTEISNAAQQRIVQYAFKRQLELRAKGLE; encoded by the coding sequence ATGGCCTTACCTAAATTAGGACAACAACTGTTTATTATGCGCATGCGCGATCGCGAACGCGGAGATGCACATGTTTTAGATATCTCACAGACAGCGATTGTGTTTGAGTTACCTTTAAGCACAAATAGCAATACACTATTGGCACTTGATGCTAAGGACCCTGTATTAATTAGCTATTTTGCTGTAGATGGCTCTTTGCAGCAATTTGAAACAACCATTCATCAAAAAATAGCGCAAAATGAGTTACAAACTCTACAGATCCTTACTCCTAAAGCGGAGGAGATACGTCACATTCAGCGACGGTCTTTTGTGCGTGTACCAGCTAATTTTGCTGTTGCATTTCTAGTTCCAAAACGCGAGGGAGGCATTCCACTAGTTCGTGGTAAGGGACTTACTCATGATATCAGTGGTGGAGGGATTCGCTTTCATCCAGAATCAGATGTTCCGGTAGTGGCAGGAGATACCATAACCGTGCAATTCTCTTTGCCAAAGGACGCTCCCACTACTCCAGCTGTGAGTGCAAAAGGGATTGTGCTGCGACTGAAACCACATGAACTGCTATCTATTCCGATTTTATCTATTCGATTCACTGAAATATCGAATGCAGCGCAACAAAGAATTGTACAATATGCGTTTAAACGACAACTTGAATTGCGCGCAAAAGGACTTGAATAA
- the cmk gene encoding (d)CMP kinase has translation MTLHVTRISWEEHFIVSIQIAIDGPAGAGKSTVAKRVATRLAIPYIDTGAMYRSVTWSALQNNISLYDEQALVALVDNCDIQFIPGEPEQKVVLNGQEITTAIRTSDIGALVSTVATHALVREKLVQRQQQMVNTTLGVVMDGRDIGTHVLPLADVKFFLTASLHMRAKRRFDELVLKGYSGLYEDVVCFVAKRDELDETREASPLKKADDAVLLDTTALAIDEVVEMIIALCKYRQSQKRG, from the coding sequence ATGACTTTACATGTAACGCGAATAAGCTGGGAGGAACACTTCATCGTGTCTATTCAGATTGCAATCGACGGCCCGGCAGGTGCAGGAAAGAGTACAGTAGCAAAACGGGTGGCAACTCGTCTTGCTATACCATATATTGATACGGGTGCCATGTACCGAAGTGTCACGTGGAGTGCGTTGCAAAACAATATCTCATTATACGATGAACAAGCGCTCGTTGCACTAGTAGACAATTGCGACATCCAATTTATACCTGGTGAACCGGAACAAAAAGTTGTGCTCAATGGGCAAGAAATAACGACTGCCATACGCACATCTGATATTGGTGCGTTAGTATCAACTGTAGCTACACATGCCCTTGTTCGAGAAAAACTAGTTCAACGTCAACAGCAGATGGTCAATACAACACTTGGTGTGGTCATGGATGGACGCGATATTGGAACGCATGTACTTCCGCTAGCAGATGTGAAATTTTTTTTAACGGCTTCACTTCATATGAGGGCTAAGAGAAGATTTGACGAACTCGTGCTCAAAGGATATTCAGGCCTGTATGAAGATGTTGTTTGCTTTGTGGCAAAACGTGATGAACTTGACGAGACTCGTGAAGCATCTCCGCTTAAAAAAGCTGACGATGCTGTACTTCTTGACACAACGGCCTTAGCCATTGATGAAGTAGTAGAGATGATTATTGCACTCTGTAAATATCGTCAATCTCAAAAAAGGGGTTAA